CGTTTCGTATGAACATCAAACCTTTGGCTGATCGGGTTGTATTGAAGCCCATCGAAGCGGAAGAAAAAACCGCATTTGGCATCATCGTGCCGGACACCGCCAAAGAAAAACCCCAGCAAGGCGAAGTCGTGGCTGTGGGCATCGGCCGTCTGCTCGACAACGGCGAGCGGGCCGCTCTGGAAGTGACCGTCGGCGACCGGGTCATCTACAGCAAATACTCGGGCACCGAGATCAAGATCGAAGGCAATGAGTACCTGATCCTCAACGAACGCGACATCCTGGCCAAGCTGTAATCGCTTGATCGAATCGAGGCGTTCCCTTACTTATAGGAAACCCAGCGCATGAGACCCGCCCCCGCCCGCGCCGGAGCAAATCCGACCATACAGGCGGGAAGCTGTTAAGGAGGTAGACAACCCCATGGCTAAAATGATCGTCTTCAACGAAGAGGCCCGCCGCGCCCTGGAAAAAGGCGTCAACACCCTGGCGGAAGCCGTTCGTGTCACCCTTGGCCCCAAAGGCCGCAACGTCGTTCTGGAGAAGAAGTTCGGTTCTCCCCTGATCACCAACGACGGCGTCACCATCGCCAAAGAGATCGAACTGGAAAACCCCATTGAAAACATGGGCGCCCAACTGGTCAAAGAAGTCGCCACCAAGACCAACGATGTGGCCGGTGACGGCACCACCACCGCCACCATCCTGGCCCAAGCCATCATCCGCGAAGGCATGAAGAACGTCGCCGCCGGCGCCAACCCCATGGTGCTGAAGCGGGGCATCGAGAGCGCCGTTGAGAAGGCTGTCGCCGAGATCAAGGCCATCTCCAAGCCTGTCGAGAGCAAAGAAGCCATCGCCCAGGTTGCCGCCATCTCCGCCGGCGACGCCACCATCGGCAACCTGATCGCCGAAGCCATGGAGAAAGTCGGCAAAGACGGCGTCATCACCGTCGAAGAGTCCAAAGGCTTCACCACCGACCTAGAAGTCGTCGAAGGCATGAACTTCGACCGCGGCTACATCTCTCCCTACATGATCACCGACCCCGACAAGATGGAGGCCGTCCTCAACGACCCCTTCATCCTGATCACCGATAAGAAGATCTCCTCCATCAAAGAGATCCTGCCCATCCTGGAGCGTGTCGTCCAGAGCGGCAAGCAACTGATGATCATCGCTGAAGACGTAGAAGGCGAAGCCCTGGCCACCCTGGTTGTCAACAAGCTGCGCGGCACCTTCACCTGCGTCGCCGTCAAAGCCCCCGGCTTCGGTGACCGCCGCAAAGCCATGCTGGAAGACATCGCCATCCTCACCGGCGGCCGCGTCGTCTCTGAGGAAGTCGGCATCAAGCTCGACAGCGCCACCATCGACATGCTGGGCCGCGCCCGTCAGGTCCGCATCAACAAAGAAGAGACCATCCTCGTCGACGGCGCCGGCAGCGCCGACGATATCAAGGCCCGCATCGCCCAGATCCGCCGTCAACATGAAGAGTCCACCTCCGAGTTCGACAAGGAAAAACTGCAAGAGCGCCTGGCCAAACTGGCTGGCGGTGTTGCCGTCATCCAAGTCGGCGCCGCGACCGAAACCGAACTCAAAGACAAGAAGCTGCGCATCGAAGACGCCCTGAACGCCACCCGCGCGGCCGTTGAAGAGGGCATCGTCCCTGGCGGCGGCACCGCTCTGGTCAGCATTCAGAAAGCCCTCGACAGCGTGGAAGTTCCCGCCGGCGATCAAGCGACCGGTGTGGCCATCATTCGCCGCTCCCTGGAAGAACCCCTCCGTCAGATCGCTAACAACGCCGGTTACGAAGGCTCCGTCGTTGTCGAGAAGGTCAAGTCCCTGCCCGTCGGCCAAGGCTTCAACGCCGCCACCGAAGTGTATGAAGACATGATCGCCGCCGGCATCGTCGACCCCGCCAAAGTGACCCGTTCGGCCCTGCAAAACGCCGCTTCCATCGCCGCCATGCTGCTGACGACGGAAGCCATCGTGGCCGACAAGCCCGAGAAGAAAGACGGCCCCGCGATGCCCCCCGGCATGGGCGGCATGGGCGGCATGGACATGGGGATGTAAGACCCGCCGCAAGGCCGGGCTTCCCTTCCGCCGTCTCCACCGTGACAGACACGAGGATAGACGCAAGATTGACAGCCAGAAAAGGCGTAACAAAAAGGCTGCCGGCGAAAGTCGGCAGCCTTTTTGGCGTTCTCGGAGTAAAGTTTTCGGGATAATACTGAGCAGGTATATCCGATGAATCGGATGTTTGTTCATGTCCTTCCAAAAACCACTTCCAACGTAGTGGTCGGTTCACAGGAAACAGCCGTCTCCCCATTGTTTCGAACATCCTTTGAGTTAAGGAACAATTCGACGAGCGGCGTGGAATTGAAAGAACTCACATTTGCCTCCGAAGAGGTTGCTCTGGGTAAAATCGCGATTACGAAAGGCGATCAAAAGTATGATCATATCGCCGGGATCACCTTAGCGCCTGCGGAAACGATATCTGTTTCGCTCGACATTGCCCTGAAAGATCAGAGCGATGTTTTCTTCGCTCGACCGCTGCTGCGATACAACATGGCAGGCCAATCATATACGGAATGCGTCACCTTGGGAACGCTGTACGGCTTGCCCTTTAGCGAAGAAAAAATGCAGAAAGTCTATGACCCTCTAATACGCCAATAAAACCCTCTGGGAGAATTGCAAAGAACTTCTGTTTGAAAGGCTTACTGTTCATCGGATTCCATAAAACCCCTATCGCTTTCTTCTATCGAGGGTCTTGCGCCCCCATTTTCTGCATATGTTTTTCGCAGGAAGGGGGGTTGTACCGTGCGTTCGGTGTTCATGATCGTGGGCAAGCATCCCCGGCTGTGGGTGACTGCCGTCCTGGCCCTGTCCGCTGTCCTCATCTACGCAGGCATTGACCGGCTGCTGGAGGATCGGACCGTTCAGTCTCTCTCGGGGATGATCCAGGACAAGGTCGTCGCCATCGATCCCGGCCATGGCGGGGAAGACGGCGGCGCCAAAGGGACGCGGGGAACCCAGGAGAAGGTCGTCAACCTGCAGATCGCCAAAAAAGTGGTCGATCAGTTGAACCAGGCAGGGGGCAAAGCCATCCTCACCCGCGAGACGGAAGACAATCTCAGCGTCGGTCAATGGAGTCAGCGGAGCGAATTGACGAAGCGCGTGGAAAAGGCCCAGGCGGCCAACGCCCTCGTCTATGTATCGATTCATGCCAACAGTTTTCCCGTGTCGCCGTCTTGTTCAGGCGCGCAGGTCTTTTACCAGCCGGGATCGGCGGAAGGGAAGCGCCTGGCCCTGCACATCCAAAAAGAGATGACCCAACGGGTCGGCAACAAGGACAAGCGGCAGGCCAAGGCAGAAGACTACTTCGTCCTGCGCATGACCAAATGCCCGGCGGTGATGGTGGAGACCGGCTTTTTGTCGAACGCGGCCGAAGAGGCGCTGCTCCTCAAAGACGATTACCAGGATAAACTGGCCCAAGGCATCGCCACCGGCATCGCCCGCTATCTGGCCGGTGAACCGGCGGAGGAGCCGAAAGGCGCCACGACCGATGCGCCTGGCGGGTTCATCCCCGAGGTTGATCGCGCCCTGTCGCCGGGGATGTTCGATTCGTGAGAGAGAAGATTATCATAACAAAGAGGCCCTGCGACCGGAATACTCGGGATGCAGGGCCTTTACTGTGTTTCAGAAATACAGACGTCTGGCTTTGTCGAAGAAGGTTTGTTAAAATAATGACAATAACGATGAAGGAATTTGCTGATTAATAGAGAATGATTATCGATATTAATATTGCTTAGGGGGCTTCTTATGGAACACGTGCAAGACTCTCAAGCAGCCATACGCAGGTGCGAAGAGCGGGAAGCCCAACTGAAACGCTTCATTCAGGTGCTTCAAGAAAACGAGAACCGGTATATCACGATTCTA
Above is a genomic segment from Heliomicrobium undosum containing:
- the groES gene encoding co-chaperone GroES: MNIKPLADRVVLKPIEAEEKTAFGIIVPDTAKEKPQQGEVVAVGIGRLLDNGERAALEVTVGDRVIYSKYSGTEIKIEGNEYLILNERDILAKL
- a CDS encoding N-acetylmuramoyl-L-alanine amidase family protein, which codes for MRSVFMIVGKHPRLWVTAVLALSAVLIYAGIDRLLEDRTVQSLSGMIQDKVVAIDPGHGGEDGGAKGTRGTQEKVVNLQIAKKVVDQLNQAGGKAILTRETEDNLSVGQWSQRSELTKRVEKAQAANALVYVSIHANSFPVSPSCSGAQVFYQPGSAEGKRLALHIQKEMTQRVGNKDKRQAKAEDYFVLRMTKCPAVMVETGFLSNAAEEALLLKDDYQDKLAQGIATGIARYLAGEPAEEPKGATTDAPGGFIPEVDRALSPGMFDS
- the groL gene encoding chaperonin GroEL (60 kDa chaperone family; promotes refolding of misfolded polypeptides especially under stressful conditions; forms two stacked rings of heptamers to form a barrel-shaped 14mer; ends can be capped by GroES; misfolded proteins enter the barrel where they are refolded when GroES binds), encoding MAKMIVFNEEARRALEKGVNTLAEAVRVTLGPKGRNVVLEKKFGSPLITNDGVTIAKEIELENPIENMGAQLVKEVATKTNDVAGDGTTTATILAQAIIREGMKNVAAGANPMVLKRGIESAVEKAVAEIKAISKPVESKEAIAQVAAISAGDATIGNLIAEAMEKVGKDGVITVEESKGFTTDLEVVEGMNFDRGYISPYMITDPDKMEAVLNDPFILITDKKISSIKEILPILERVVQSGKQLMIIAEDVEGEALATLVVNKLRGTFTCVAVKAPGFGDRRKAMLEDIAILTGGRVVSEEVGIKLDSATIDMLGRARQVRINKEETILVDGAGSADDIKARIAQIRRQHEESTSEFDKEKLQERLAKLAGGVAVIQVGAATETELKDKKLRIEDALNATRAAVEEGIVPGGGTALVSIQKALDSVEVPAGDQATGVAIIRRSLEEPLRQIANNAGYEGSVVVEKVKSLPVGQGFNAATEVYEDMIAAGIVDPAKVTRSALQNAASIAAMLLTTEAIVADKPEKKDGPAMPPGMGGMGGMDMGM